The DNA segment ACAAGCACCTGATCGAGCTCGAGGCCCCGATCAAGAGCATCGGCGGCTTCGACGTCGCCGTGAAGCTCCACCCGGAGGTTCGCGCGACCTTCAAGCTTTGGGTCATCCGCGAAGAGAAGAAGTAATCTCCCTCTCCCCTTGCGGGAGAGGGTGGCCGAAGGCCGGGAGAGGGAGCTCGCGATGCTGCCGACTTTCGTCTTTTTGCCCGGTCGGGGTCTGGGTGGGGATGCCTCTCTCAAAATTCTGCCCGGTCGGGCTACTCAGTCCGAAAAATCCGCTTCGCCATAAAACTTAGTGGCTTCCTTCGTCAGCCCCTAAGTTTTTGGCTCCGTCGGATTTTTCGGCCTTCATACGCCCTCCCTCCTGCAGAGATATTTTGAGAGAGGCATCCCCACCCAGACCCCGACCTACCACTGTGCTACTACTATGCCGGCAAGCCTGTCATCCTGAGCGAAGCGAAGGATCTGCGACCTACCAAGGTTTTTATGGAAGACCCATTTTCTTCGCGTCCAATTAAGGGAATTCCAAGGATACGAAGGGGCTTTGGAGTCCATTAGCCTCTTGGCCAGTCGCAGATCCTTCCCCCCAGTCTCTCTCGGACCTGACGGCGTTCGACTGGGGCCCCCGCTCAGGATGACCTGGCATCAGCACAACGGTAGGTCGGGGAGCCCGGGGACTCCTCCGAACGGCTTTTGGGCCGTCGATCACCTTAAAGCATCCAATAGACATCGATGGACCAAGCTTTCCCCGGCCCGGCTTGAGGGCCGGGGAAAAAAGTGAGGAGGAGTCCCCGGGCTCCCCGACCGGGCAAGAAGATCCAAGTTAGCGCTAAAATCCACGCAGCCCGGACCATCACCTAAGCTATTTTATGCACAAACCAAGCTCCTGAGCCGGGCCCCCACAAGACCTCTTGCGACAAGGCCGCGACTTGTGTAGCGAGACCGGATGGCCGAGCGCTTCGCCAAAATCTCGGATTTCGAAGAGGCCCGCAAGCTTCCGCCCCAAGCTTTGGATGCCGAAGCTTCCCTCCTCGGCGCCTTGCTGATCGACCCCGAGGCCGTTCACAAGATCATCGACGTGCTCCGGCCCGAGGATTTCTATAAAGGCGCCCACCAAAAAATTTTCCGAGCCGTGATCGGCGTCTACGAGAAGGACGAGCCGCCCGACGTCATCACCCTGGGCAACGAGTTGAATCGCAACGAGGAGCTCGAGGCGATCGGCGGCTCCGGCTACCTGGCCCAGCTCGCCGCCTCGGTCGCGACCTCGGCATCGGTCGTGCACTACGCCAAGATCATCCGCGAGAAGGCCATGCTCCGCAGCCTGATCCGGGTGGCCACCGACATCGTCAATGAGGGTTACCGCGGCAACGACGACATCGGCGGCTTCCTCGACATGGCCGAGAAGAGCATCTTCCAGATCAGCGAGCGCAACATCCGCCAGTCCTTCACGCCGGTCCGCGAGGTCGTCAAGGACGCCTTCAAGGCCATCGAGCAGCTCTACGAGAACAAGAGCGCGGTCACCGGCCTGCCGACCGGCTTCAAGGAGCTGAACCGGATGACCGCCGGCCTCCAGCGCTCCGACTTGATCATCGTCGCCGGCCGGCCCTCGATGGGCAAGACCGCCTTCGCCCTCAACGTGGCGACCAATGCGGCGATGGAATCGAAGCGGGCCGCGGCTGTCTTTTCGCTCGAAATGTCCAAGGAGCAATTGGTCCAGAGAATGCTTTGCTCCGAGGCCAAGATCGACTCGTCGAAGCTGCGCTCCGGCTTCCTGCGGGAAAGCGATTGGCCCAAGCTGACCAAGGCTGCCAGCCGGCTCTCCGAGACCCTGCTCTTCATCGACGACACGCCGGCGCTCTCGGTGCTGGAGATGCGGGCCAAGGCCCGGCGCCTCAAGAAGGAGCACGATTTGGGGCTGATCGTCGTCGACTACCTCCAGCTCATGCGCAGCGAGGTCACCGAAAGCCGGGAGCGCGAGATCAGCGACATCAGCCGTTCGCTCAAGGCCCTGGCCAAGGAGCTCAACGTCCCGGTGGTGGCCTTGAGCCAGCTCAACCGCGGCGTCGAGTCGCGGACCGACAAGCGTCCGCTGCTCTCGGACCTTCGCGAGTCCGGCGCCATCGAGCAGGACGCCGACGTGATCATGTTCATCTATCGCGACGAGGTCTACAACCGCGACACGCCGGAAAAGGGCGTGGCCGAGATCATCATCGGCAAGCAGCGCAATGGGCCGGTCGACACCGCCAAGCTGAAGTTCTTCCACGAATACACCCGCTTCGAGGATTTGGAGCAGCACTACGGCGAGATGATGCCCGAGATGCACTCGCTGCCGGAATTCTAGGCCGTGCTTTTCTCCGACGTCACCGCCGTCATTCCGACCTACAATCGATTGGAAATGCTCGGCGAGGCCGTCGAGTCGGTTCGTCGCCAATCCCTGCCGCCGCGTCAGCTGATCGTCGTCGACGACGGCTCGACCGACGGGACCTGGGATTGGCTCCAATCCCAAAAAGGGCTGATCGCGCTGCGCCAGGACAATCGCGGTCCGGCGGCCGCCCGCAATCTCGGCGCGGCCGCGGCCGAGACCGAGTATCTGGCCTTCCTCGACTCCGACGATCTCTGGCTGCCGCCGAAGCTCGAAACCCAAACCGCCTTCCTCGAGGAAAATCCGGAGTGCCGCTTCTGTCAAACCGAGGAAATTTGGTATCGCAACGGCGCTCGGGTCAACCCGATGAAGAAACACGCCAAGCCCTCGGGTCAGGTTTTCGAGGCCTGCTTGAGCCGCTGCCTGATCTCGCCTTCGGGGGTGATGTTCCGCCGCGAATTTTTCGTGGAGCTGGGCGGCTTCGACGAGAGCTTCGAGGTTTGCGAGGACTACGAGCTTTGGTTGCGGGCCTCGCTGGCCAGTCCTTTCCGCACTTTGGAAGAGCCCTTGGTCCTCAAGCGGGGAGGGCATCTCGATCAACTTTCCCGCGCCCACTGGGGCATGGACCGCTTCCGGGTCGAAGCGCTGGAGAAATTGCTTCGGCAAGAAACCCTTGCCCCACATCAAAGGGCGAAGGTAATAGAAGAGCTGGCTCGGAAACTGGAGATCCTCTCCAATGGCTTTCAAAAGCGTCGGCCCGGTCAAATCGACCCCTATCGAGAGCGCCTTCGCTCCCTCGCCCTCGATTGATCCAGCATCTTGCCAAATTTCGGCGGCTTCTCTAATCTTAAGTCGATTTTTTGGGGAGCCTATGCCGTGAAAGCCGATCTCGAAATCGAAGCCCGCAAAGCCTTGCTTCGGGCGCCCAACGTCATGATCTGGATGACCAACGAGGAGCATCGTTGCGTCTACTGCAACGAAGCCATGCTCCAACATTTCGGTCATCAAGACTTGCTCGGCGATGCCTGGTTGGAGCTGATCCACCCCGAAGATCTCGAGCGGATGCGGGAGAACCAGAGGCAGCTCCTGGCCTCGCCGCTATTCGGTTTTTACCGCCAGGAATACCGCTCGAAGCGGCCGGACGGGAATTATGTCTCCATGCTCGACATCAGCTTCCCGCGCTTCGACGAAGGCGGCGCCTTCTTGGGCTATATCGGATCGGCGGTGGACATCACCCGGCAGAAGCTCCAAGAAGAAAGACACCGGCGGGAGCCGGTCGTGGAGCGGCAGGCGCTGGATATCAGCGACCGGGAGAAGCTTCGCCTCGGCAAAGGCCTGCGCGAAGACATCTGCCAAGGGCTCAACGGCCTGGCCCTCAAGGCGATGCTGTTGGAGCGGAAGCTCAAGGGGCGCCTCACTCCGGCGGCCGAGATCGCGTCGGAAATCCGATCCGATCTGCATCGGTTGGCCTTCCGCACCAAGGAGATATCCCAGTCCCTCTTCCCGGCCCTGGCGCTGGATGAAGATTTCGCCGTTGTCGTCCAGGATTTGGCCGAGCGAGCCCAGGCTCACTTCGGAGCCCGCGTTTCCTGCCATTTGGATTTGCGGGGGATGGCGACCAATTCCGAGCGAAACCTCCATCTCTACCGAATCATCGAGGAGGCCGTGACCAATGCCCTGCGCCACGGGCGAGCCCGTCATGTCGAGATTCACCTGGCCGCCAACGCCGAAGGCAAGGGGGCGCTGGAAATTCGGGATGACGGCCGCGGCTTCCCGGCGGCGGCCGAGTCCCCCGAGGGCTTGGGGCTGAAAGTCATGGAATATCGGGCCAAGCTGATCGGCGGCGAGCTGCACATCCAGGCCGGCCCCAAGGGAGGGACCTCGGTCCGATGTCTTTTCTGAAAGCCAAGCCCGGCGCCAAGCCGCGGCCCAAGAAGCGTAAAATCTTCCTGCTCGACGAACAGCCGATCGTGCTCCGCGGTCTCCATGATTTGGCCAAGTCGGTTGCCGATCTCCAGATCTGCGGCGAGGCCGAGGACCCCTCGGAAGCCTTGGAAGCGATCCACCGATTGAAGCCCGACTTGGTGATCCTCGACCTTCAGTTTCACGGCGGCAGCGCTTTTCCGCTGATCCGCGAAATCCGGAGCCGGCATCCCCAGCTGCCGATCCTGGTCTTCACCTCGGAACGCGACATCTTCTTCGCTCAGCGGGCCCTCGAGGCCGGCGCCGAGGGCTACGCGCTCAAGCAAGAACGACTGACTTCACTGTTGGAGGCGATAGGCTCGCTGCTGAAGGGCCGGATTTACATTAGTCCCCGGTTGGTCGAGGACCCCTCCTTGGGCCTGGTCTCGATCGGCGAGAAGAAGCGGTTGCGGGCCCTTCCCAAGATGAGCGACCGCGAGCTTCAGATCTTCCAACTGCTGGGGCAAGGCCTGAATACCCGCGAAATTGCGGCCAAGCTGGACCTGAGCGTGAAGACGGTCGAGACCTATCGGGCCCGGCTCAAAACCAAGCTTCGGCTGCGCGACGCCAACGAGCTGCTGCGCTCGGCCACCTTCTGGAGCTCGGGCCACCGCGGCTCCGAGCTCGCCGCCTCCCGTTTGTAGTGTTTAGACCTACAAAGTAATAACGCCTTCTTTAACGGCCAGCTTTGTCATCCTGAGCGAAGCGAAGGATCCGCTACCTGCCAAGACCCTTAAAAAGCCAACGTCTCTTCGTGTCCCGTCAAGGGATTCCGAGAATGCGAAGGAGCTCCGAAATCCTAGGCGCTGGATTGGTCACGGATCCTTCGCTTCGCTCAGGATGACAGCTCTTGTCAGAATCTTCCCGGCTTGTTCGGCTTTCGCAAGGCGCCCAAGCTTTCTCCTAAAAGGAGAATCGCCATGCACACATTCCATTGGAAATCGCTCCTGGTGGCGAGCTTGGGCAGCCTAACGCTGGCAGCCGGCAACGCCTTCGGCAGCGACACGCTTAATCTCTGTCTCACCAACCATCAGCCCCCGCCGGGAGTCCCCATCAACTTGCCGGAAGACGACTCGCCGAAAGCCGGGACACCCGGTTTTCCGGTTGATGCCTGGCAGTTCAATGGCCACGTCCAGACTTTCACCGGACATAACTACGGTTTTGGCTACCTTTTCTTATACTTGCCCTTCGACGTGCTGGTCATCACCGGGAACATCACCGACCTTGACGGCGGAACTTACCACAATCAAACTTGGGCGACCTTCGGCATCCCCTATGTCGCGACCGAGGACGGCTACCTCGATATTCGGCTCGCCGACACCCCAATTTCGCACAATGCTCCCACCGTCCAGGGCCGCGCCGGCGACTATCGGGTCACTCATCAGATCGACGACGTCAAGTTCGACCTGACCTTCTTGAACCTCAAGGATCCCGTCTATCACAACGGCGACAGTTTCATGTCCTACATCGATCCCGACACCGGCAACGACGTCGGCAGCAACTATTACTACAGCCGGACACGGAACGCGCTTGTCGGCAAGGTCACCGACGGTGGGAAAACTAAGGTGGTGTTCGGCGAGGGCTGGTCCGAGAGGCAGGCGGCGATTCACGAGCAGGGCGACGTCAAGATGTTCTGGTACGCCATCCGGCTCGACAATGGCGAGGAGCTGATGCTCTTCGACGTCACGATGCGCCAGACCGGTGCGCCGGTGATCAGGACCGGCACTCGTGCCTTCGCCCCGCCCTTCTGCGGCTACGAAGAGCTGACCGGCGAGGATTTCGAGATGACCACCGGCGGAAGCTGGGTCAGCCCGGAGACCGGCGTGGAGTATCCGACGGTCTTCTATGCCGATATTCCGTCGCGCGATATTCACCTAACTCTGACTCCGCTGTTGCCGAATCAAGAAGTGTTCAACACCTTGGGACTCTTTCATTCATTCTACAACGGAGCGGCAACGGTCGAAGGAACGGTCGATGGCCAGCCGGTCTCCGGAACCGCCGAAGTCCAAGATTGGATCGGTGGCCCCCCCAATCCGGTTTAGAGCGAGCACGGCTATAGGGCCGTTATGAGCGACCGCCCTCGAAAGGGGGCGGTCTTTTTATTTTCCGCTTTCTCAATCCCGGGCGCTGATGCAGGATCGAGCCGGTGAAAACTTCGAGATCCAAGTCGCCGGGCCTCCGGCCGCTTCATTTTAAAAAAAACGTCAACCGTTACGCCGAGGGCTCCTGCCTGGTCGAGATGGGCCACACCCGGGTGCTTTGCCTAGCCTCGGTGGCCGAGGATTTGCCGAAGTGGCGCAAGGAATCGGGCCTCGGCTGGGTCACCGCCGAGTACGCGATGCTGCCGCGGGCCACCCACACCCGCTCCGACCGCGAATCGGTCAAGGGCAAGGTCTCGGGCCGGACCCAGGAGATCAGCCGCTTGGTCGGCCGGGCCTTGCGGGCCGTCGTCGATTTCAAATTATTGGGACCCTACAGCATCACTTTGGATTGCGAAGTCCTCCAAGCCGACGGCGGGACCCGCTGCGCGGCGATCAACGGCGCGATGATCGCCTTGGCTCTGGCTTGCCGGCGCTTGATGAAGGAAAAGAAGATCGAGAAATGGCCGCTCAAGGACACGGTGGCGGCCGTGAGCGTCGGGCTCTTCCAGCGCAAGCTCTGCCTCGACCTCTGCTACGAAGAGGATTCGGCGGCCGACGTCGATATGAACGTCGTGATGACCGGCAAGGGCGAATTCGTCGAGCTTCAAGGCACCGCCGAGCACCGGCCCTTCAGCAAGGCCGAGGCCAAATCGCTCCTCGACTTGGCCGCGACCGGGCTGGTCAAGATCGCCAAGGCGCAGCGAGCGGCCCTCCAAGGGATTTGGCCGCGATGAGCGGGAAGCCGAAGCGCATCGTCCTGGCCACTCGCAATCTCGGCAAGCTCCGCGAGATTCAGGATATCCTCGCCGACTGGGCGGTGGAGTGGACGTCGCTGCGCGATTATCCCGAAGCGCCCGAAGCCCAAGAGGCCGCCGAGGATTACTTGAGCAATGCCCGCGAGAAGGCCCGGCTGGCGGCCGAATATTGCGGCGAATGGGCTTTGGCCGACGACAGCGGGTTGGAAGTCGAGGCCCTGGCTTGGAAGCCCGGCGTGCGCTCGGCCCGCTATGCCGGCGAGGGCGCCGGTGATGAGGAAAATTGGCGCAAGCTTTTGACCGAGCTGCGGGGAATTCCCCCGGAAAAGCGCCGGGCGGTCTTTCGCAGCGTGGTGGTGCTGCGCCATCGCGACGGCCGCGAAAGAATCGGACAGGGTGAGCTCTGGGGCCGCATCGCCGAAGCTCCGCAAGGTCATGGCGGCTTCGGCTACGATCCGGTTTTCATCCCCGAAGGTTTCCAGCAAAGCTTAGCCGAGCTTTCTCCGCCGGAAAAAAACTCTCTATCCCACCGTTTTCGAGCCTTGCAGGCTTTGAAGCAGCTCGGCCGGCCCTTCTGACAACCTTTCCTTTTCAAGCCCGATAATCCTGCTATACTTCCGATCCAAGAGGGGCTCAAATGTCGATTATCACTGAAGATTTCCTTGAAAATCCCTACACCCGGATGCTGAACGAGCTGTATCCCCGCGGGCTGGCCGAAGCGACGCTCGAGGGCGAAAATCCCTATCGCCAGATGCTTCGCGAAGCCTGCGCCATTCCCAATCCCTACAAGCCGGAGCCGGCTTGTCGGGAGCAAGCCGTGAAAGACGAATTCATTCCCAATCCCTATCGCCACGACGAGAAGAATATCGCGCCTCAAAGCAGCAACCGAGGCCGCCGGGTGAACGTCTTCCATATTCCCAACCCCTATCGTTGAGGTGGTCGGGCCAAGCACGCCGCAGGCGGATTGGCGGGCCCCTAAAATCCGAAGGATTTTTGGGCGGTCGATGGAGCCCGGATCGGCTGTTAAAGACTGCCCGGTGAAGGCGTGACCTGATCCTGGAAATCCAAGCGATTGTCGCCGCTATCGGCACCCGCGAGGCGGCTGAGGCTATGGCCGGCGGTGACGTCCGGAGCCGGAAGGCCTTCGCCCAAAGCCAGCCCGTTCACGGCCAGGGCCACCGCGCCTTCGCCGTAAGCCACCGTATCCAAGAGCTCGCCGTCGCGATTCAGCAATTGCAAGCCGTCGGGGCCGTTTTGAGGATCGAACTGGTCCAGGAAGTCGGCACCGGCGACGCCCGAGCTGGTGGTCGATCCGGTTTTCAAGTCGGCGATGAGAAAAATTCCGTCTTCGCCAAGGATTGAATTCGGCGGCAGCGTGATCCTTTCGGTCTCCTCGCCGTTGCTGCCGTTCAGGAAAAGCACTTGATAGAGGCTGATGTCGGCGCCGGCCGTTCCGTAAAGCTCGACGAAGGCTTCGCCGTCGGTCTCGCTGACCTTGCCGTCGTAAAGAAACTCCTGGATCACTAAGCTTTCGGGTGGGGGGCCGAAGATCGGCGGGGGCGGACTCGTCGGGCCGGCAGGGGATTCACCGAGCTGGGGCAGCTCGCCTTCGCCCACGATGTAACGGGCGATGAAGAGCTGGGGCGATTCTCCGGGCTTTTGGTTGAAAGGCAGGCCTTGCACCGAAAGGAGGGCCGGAGTGATGAC comes from the bacterium genome and includes:
- a CDS encoding 50S ribosomal L9 C-terminal domain-containing protein, giving the protein MELEAPIKSIGGFDVAVKLHPEVRATFKLWVIREEKK
- the dnaB gene encoding replicative DNA helicase; the protein is MAERFAKISDFEEARKLPPQALDAEASLLGALLIDPEAVHKIIDVLRPEDFYKGAHQKIFRAVIGVYEKDEPPDVITLGNELNRNEELEAIGGSGYLAQLAASVATSASVVHYAKIIREKAMLRSLIRVATDIVNEGYRGNDDIGGFLDMAEKSIFQISERNIRQSFTPVREVVKDAFKAIEQLYENKSAVTGLPTGFKELNRMTAGLQRSDLIIVAGRPSMGKTAFALNVATNAAMESKRAAAVFSLEMSKEQLVQRMLCSEAKIDSSKLRSGFLRESDWPKLTKAASRLSETLLFIDDTPALSVLEMRAKARRLKKEHDLGLIVVDYLQLMRSEVTESREREISDISRSLKALAKELNVPVVALSQLNRGVESRTDKRPLLSDLRESGAIEQDADVIMFIYRDEVYNRDTPEKGVAEIIIGKQRNGPVDTAKLKFFHEYTRFEDLEQHYGEMMPEMHSLPEF
- a CDS encoding glycosyltransferase family A protein; this translates as MLFSDVTAVIPTYNRLEMLGEAVESVRRQSLPPRQLIVVDDGSTDGTWDWLQSQKGLIALRQDNRGPAAARNLGAAAAETEYLAFLDSDDLWLPPKLETQTAFLEENPECRFCQTEEIWYRNGARVNPMKKHAKPSGQVFEACLSRCLISPSGVMFRREFFVELGGFDESFEVCEDYELWLRASLASPFRTLEEPLVLKRGGHLDQLSRAHWGMDRFRVEALEKLLRQETLAPHQRAKVIEELARKLEILSNGFQKRRPGQIDPYRERLRSLALD
- a CDS encoding PAS domain S-box protein — encoded protein: MKADLEIEARKALLRAPNVMIWMTNEEHRCVYCNEAMLQHFGHQDLLGDAWLELIHPEDLERMRENQRQLLASPLFGFYRQEYRSKRPDGNYVSMLDISFPRFDEGGAFLGYIGSAVDITRQKLQEERHRREPVVERQALDISDREKLRLGKGLREDICQGLNGLALKAMLLERKLKGRLTPAAEIASEIRSDLHRLAFRTKEISQSLFPALALDEDFAVVVQDLAERAQAHFGARVSCHLDLRGMATNSERNLHLYRIIEEAVTNALRHGRARHVEIHLAANAEGKGALEIRDDGRGFPAAAESPEGLGLKVMEYRAKLIGGELHIQAGPKGGTSVRCLF
- a CDS encoding response regulator transcription factor, which encodes MSFLKAKPGAKPRPKKRKIFLLDEQPIVLRGLHDLAKSVADLQICGEAEDPSEALEAIHRLKPDLVILDLQFHGGSAFPLIREIRSRHPQLPILVFTSERDIFFAQRALEAGAEGYALKQERLTSLLEAIGSLLKGRIYISPRLVEDPSLGLVSIGEKKRLRALPKMSDRELQIFQLLGQGLNTREIAAKLDLSVKTVETYRARLKTKLRLRDANELLRSATFWSSGHRGSELAASRL
- a CDS encoding lipocalin family protein, encoding MHTFHWKSLLVASLGSLTLAAGNAFGSDTLNLCLTNHQPPPGVPINLPEDDSPKAGTPGFPVDAWQFNGHVQTFTGHNYGFGYLFLYLPFDVLVITGNITDLDGGTYHNQTWATFGIPYVATEDGYLDIRLADTPISHNAPTVQGRAGDYRVTHQIDDVKFDLTFLNLKDPVYHNGDSFMSYIDPDTGNDVGSNYYYSRTRNALVGKVTDGGKTKVVFGEGWSERQAAIHEQGDVKMFWYAIRLDNGEELMLFDVTMRQTGAPVIRTGTRAFAPPFCGYEELTGEDFEMTTGGSWVSPETGVEYPTVFYADIPSRDIHLTLTPLLPNQEVFNTLGLFHSFYNGAATVEGTVDGQPVSGTAEVQDWIGGPPNPV
- the rph gene encoding ribonuclease PH, producing the protein MKTSRSKSPGLRPLHFKKNVNRYAEGSCLVEMGHTRVLCLASVAEDLPKWRKESGLGWVTAEYAMLPRATHTRSDRESVKGKVSGRTQEISRLVGRALRAVVDFKLLGPYSITLDCEVLQADGGTRCAAINGAMIALALACRRLMKEKKIEKWPLKDTVAAVSVGLFQRKLCLDLCYEEDSAADVDMNVVMTGKGEFVELQGTAEHRPFSKAEAKSLLDLAATGLVKIAKAQRAALQGIWPR
- the rdgB gene encoding RdgB/HAM1 family non-canonical purine NTP pyrophosphatase; translated protein: MSGKPKRIVLATRNLGKLREIQDILADWAVEWTSLRDYPEAPEAQEAAEDYLSNAREKARLAAEYCGEWALADDSGLEVEALAWKPGVRSARYAGEGAGDEENWRKLLTELRGIPPEKRRAVFRSVVVLRHRDGRERIGQGELWGRIAEAPQGHGGFGYDPVFIPEGFQQSLAELSPPEKNSLSHRFRALQALKQLGRPF
- a CDS encoding lamin tail domain-containing protein translates to MKSPRTRRTSKLRLLPLIAACLELAACAQPSWGEFSSLIEEQPFVIEVAPADGSRIEKQSEFVLRFSERLDLASLEKDAVALLFNAEEKTFSDIGDLMDDLASGELAAVPSQFLLDSEEKELSLLPEGELADGIYHLVITPALLSVQGLPFNQKPGESPQLFIARYIVGEGELPQLGESPAGPTSPPPPIFGPPPESLVIQEFLYDGKVSETDGEAFVELYGTAGADISLYQVLFLNGSNGEETERITLPPNSILGEDGIFLIADLKTGSTTSSGVAGADFLDQFDPQNGPDGLQLLNRDGELLDTVAYGEGAVALAVNGLALGEGLPAPDVTAGHSLSRLAGADSGDNRLDFQDQVTPSPGSL